One Ranitomeya imitator isolate aRanImi1 chromosome 1, aRanImi1.pri, whole genome shotgun sequence DNA window includes the following coding sequences:
- the LOC138657546 gene encoding uncharacterized protein — translation MVKKNPFIAFTQVKNIQEVAGYTTVYITPENLSNCLLIRCPEIIALVMASGSDLSQTPPLRSPASSSEEENQEEEREQQQGPRGQAVVAGRRVSQRALDEPLDIDLMVASIEARGPLWDSRDPRHADQGILRRLWLEVAQLLWDGFDSASPKAKTSFLKQLRTRWRSMKDRFRRGLKKEGQTRSGAAASRTSVYKYNRILQFLRPVLESRETHSSTRETVRPSGAVLCEAPSEHSQPSHSESRSAPPQSGEPAAGPSDVPLAEASGVPSFGSFRQRQRASDRAPMPEFLHLSTVFQNGFKALCDKMCNIERRLENIETDLSRPAKHFF, via the exons cAGGCTACACAACAGTCTACATCACACCAGAAAATCTgagcaactgtcttctcatccgctgtccagagat aattgcattagtcatggccagcggcagcgactTGAGTcaaaccccaccgctgaggagtccg gcttcttcaagtgaggaggagaaccaggaggaagagagggagcagcagcagggaccacggggccaagctgtggttgcaggacggaga gtttcacaacgggccctggatgaaccactcgacatagacctcatggtggcatccattgaagcacggggcccgttgtgggacagccgtgacccccggcacgcggaccagggcatattgcggcgtctgtggttggaggtggcacaattgctgtgggatggcttcgacagcgcttcaccaaaggccaaaactagtttcc ttaaacaattgaggaccagatggcgctccatgaaggaccgcttccggaggggtctgaaaaaggagggacagactcgtagtggtgctgccgcttcaaggacctcggtgtataagtacaaccgtatactgcagttcttgcgaccggtccttgaaagcagaga aacacacagcagcacccgcgagactgtccgaccctctggagcggtcctttgtgaagcgccatctgaacattcgcagccatcccacagcgagagcaggtctgcaccaccacaatctggcgaaccggcagccggtccatcagatgttcccctggccgaggcctctggcgttccttccttcgggtctttccgacagcgtcagcgggcctcggacagggcgcccatgcccgaatttttacatctgagtaccgtatttcagaatggtttcaaggcgctgtgcgataaaatgtgcaatatcgaacggcgtcttgaaaacatcgaaacggatctctcgaggccggccaaacattttttttaa